CCGTTTACCCACAGGCCGACGTTTTGTTGGCTTACGATGATCCCACCCGAACCGATAGTCGTCCCGGATGCGGGAACGCCACCCTGGTATACGACCGCCGGGCTGGGGGCGCACCCCACTACGGATAACGTGACCAGCATGATTGCCGCCAGAATGATCGCTGTTCTCCTCATTATATTGAATACCTCCTGAATAATAATTTGCTGTATATGCGACTGTTATACAGAATCACATACAAAACGAAATACGCGTGTTAAAGGTTTATCCAATTAGCACAAACATAGCTTATAGCATATAATTATCCAAATCAAATGCCGGGAACACATAATTGAAGGTACTGAGAGAGTTCATTTTCACCCTGCTGATCGCAGCCATCATCTTCCTCGCCCTGCAAATCTCCATCAAGAGCTTCGAGGTTTTCAATGTCTCGATGCTTCCCACCTTCCGAGAAGGGGACCTGATCATTGTTAACAAGCTGAGCTATGCCTTCGGCAATCAGCCGCGACAGGGAGATGAAATAGTCTTCTATGAACCCGGCAATATATCAAAACCCGCATTCGACCCATTTTTTTCCCAGCAACCTTCGTGTTTTATTAAAAGGGTGATAGCCGTGCCCGGCGACGATGTTGAGATCAGGGACAGGGCGGTCTTCGTAAACGGAAAAAAACTCGTGGAGCCTTATATCAGGGAGTCGCCTAACTACTATATGCCTTCGCGTTACATACCGGCGGGACAGTATTTCGTTCTGGGCGATAACCGCAATCACAGCAACGATTCACACACCGGCTGGCTGGTGCCCGCCGGCGATATCATCGGCAAGGTCTGGTTCCGCTACTGGACGGCTGATTATCCCAATATCCGGCTGGTAATGATACCGGTATTCATACTGATAGTGGGCACGCTGATCGTGGT
This genomic window from Dehalococcoidia bacterium contains:
- the lepB gene encoding signal peptidase I, whose protein sequence is MKVLREFIFTLLIAAIIFLALQISIKSFEVFNVSMLPTFREGDLIIVNKLSYAFGNQPRQGDEIVFYEPGNISKPAFDPFFSQQPSCFIKRVIAVPGDDVEIRDRAVFVNGKKLVEPYIRESPNYYMPSRYIPAGQYFVLGDNRNHSNDSHTGWLVPAGDIIGKVWFRYWTADYPNIRLVMIPVFILIVGTLIVVMIADASRSNRS